One Cotesia glomerata isolate CgM1 linkage group LG8, MPM_Cglom_v2.3, whole genome shotgun sequence genomic window carries:
- the LOC123270251 gene encoding uncharacterized protein LOC123270251 — MDRKNNFKNFLAAVALFSVFAGINSAKISLHQLTAGDVVNDVNSDQLTGELMGNLFHGETEGQYVKNDSIDYMRRESYTTIYDCNNTFNARYFPEIEVQASKKIDFNYSKLTGSVLGIEDRYIDNYMCFSFKECIVKADESVLIKLENRSDYPEDVKRWIEQTGLSGAWRENETSYVSSILTGDCVYQILVFEQPESTTEPYDYTKHTPIHIGRISSASHNATLENWTTDLLRRTGQSLGFIKFEDKEKIFKQFNNAAVVKLELKLLPAIDSQN; from the exons ATggatcgaaaaaataatttcaaaaattttcttgctgCGGTGGCATTATTCTCGGTTTTCGCGGGAATAAATAGCGCTAAAATTTCTCTTCATCAATTAACAGCGGGCGATGTTGTCAATGACGTGAATTCGGATCAGCTTACTGGTGAACTTATGGGCAATTTGTTCCACGGCGAAACGGAAGGACAGTATGTGAAAAACGATTCTATAGATTACATGAGAAGAGAATCTTATACTACTATATATGATTGCAACAATACTTTTAATGCTCGCTACTTTCCGGAAATTGAAGTTCAAGCttccaaaaaaatcgattttaattACAGTAAATTAACTGGAAGTGTGCTGGGTATTGAGGATCGCTACATAGATAATTACATGTGTTTTTCATTCAAAGAGTGTATCGTGAAAGCCGATGAATCTGTTTTGATCAAATTGGAAAATAGAAGTGATTATCCTGAAGATGTTAAGCGCTGGATTGAACAAACGGGACTTTCGGGAGCTTGGAGGGAGAATGAAACTTCTTATGTTTCGTCGATTTTGACCGGCGATTGTGTATACCAG aTTTTGGTCTTTGAACAGCCCGAGTCAACAACTGAACCTTATGATTACACCAAACACACTCCTATTCACATAGGTCGGATATCTTCAGCAAGTCACAACGCAACTCTCGAAAACTGGACTACTGATTTACTGAGAAGAACTGGTCAATCATtgggatttattaaatttgaggacaaagaaaaaatattcaaacaatTTAACAATGCAGCTGTCGTTAAGCTAGAGTTGAAATTGCTTCCGGCAATTGATTCTCAAAACTAA
- the LOC123270041 gene encoding DNA ligase 1-like, producing the protein MADNFFGEDILQINSLTEISHRERRLINPAIYAESLSSFQGENLDLDLHNGGELRKCDLIDGLAGLSVEDPCVYNSNCNSYSNYNYINYNYNKHELLNTYRCNSLSSLTSSRPSVNSSKTRSTRTERRGKIINDFNAEQEDEEVQRYSVNGYKVVQISTSLPNCTSKRPRSSEKKLAYDQWIERKRSELLEQKKKIAEIEEQKRIQEEKLLKEKEERERKEKESFEAWVEKKKQDDLKKKLIKEKELEIEARLKEIEDKTVIAKEICLKRWCRKKDKEIEAQKSEEKLKIQEAEADKKMRRAKSVEAFEKWRVKSKKCPKPATQGLLPDQQATPAYVNPVPWLDTTEEILD; encoded by the exons aTGGCGGACAATTTTTTTGGTGAAGATATTTTGCAGATTAACTCATTAACAGAAATATCGCACAG agaaaGACGGCTTATCAATCCAGCAATTTATGCTGAGTCTTTGAGTAGTTTTCAAGGCGAAAATTTGGATCTTGATTTACACAATGGTGGAGAGCTTAGGAAATGTGACTTAATCGACGGACTTGCTGGTCTGTCAGTAGAAGATCCTTGTGTTTATAATTCTAATTGCAATTCTTATAGTAATTATAActatatcaattataattataataagcaTGAATTATTGAATACTTATCGCTGCAATTCATTGAGTTCATTAACGTCCTCAAGACCGTCGGTAAATTCTTCAAAGACTAGATCTACGCGAACAGAACGACGCGGCAAGATTATTAATGACTTCAATGCTGAACAAGAAGATGAAGAAGTTCAAAG ATATTCAGTAAATGGTTACAAGGTTGTACAAATATCAACATCTTTGCCAAACTGCACTTCAAAGCGCCCTCGGTCTTCGGAAAAGAAACTAGCTTACGATCAATGGATCGAGAGAAAAAGAAGCGAACTTTTGGaacaaaagaagaaaattgcGGAGATTGaagaacaaaaaagaattCAGGAAGAAAAATTGctaaaagaaaaagaagaacgTGAAAGAAAAGAGAAAGAGAGTTTCGAGGCCTGGGTTGAAAAGAAAAAGCAGGATGATTTGAAGAAGAAATTGATCAAGGAAAAGGAACTGGAGATCGAAGCAAGGTTGAAGGAGATTGAGGACAAAACTGTGATTGCTAAAGAAATTTGTCTGAAGCGCTGGTGTAGGAAAAAGGACAAAGAAATTGAAG CACAGAAAAGTGAggagaaattgaaaattcaagaGGCTGAAGCTGATAAGAAGATGAGACGCGCGAAAAGTGTGGAAGCTTTTGAAAAATGGCGAGTGAAAAGTAAAAAGTGTCCAAAACCTGCTACTCAAGGTCTTTTAC CTGATCAACAAGCTACTCCAGCATACGTGAATCCGGTCCCTTGGTTGGATACCACGGAAgaaattttagattaa
- the LOC123271018 gene encoding UPF0329 protein ECU05_1680/ECU11_0050-like, which yields MNVAERKRKSRERMRQDTDKWKEVQEKQRVWDEKRREKKRRESEKSREERESFREKERLRKQKQREKKKLVKVPNNNSSKLGSYKCLNTLKKAVMKTKKTLPQSPTKKQQSDSICLRKSSLSEYKKVSIIREEKLNHSEVYDSSDSE from the coding sequence ATGAATGTAGCAGAGAGAAAAAGGAAATCTCGAGAGAGGATGAGGCAGGATACGGATAAGTGGAAGGAGGTTCAGGAAAAGCAAAGAGTGTGGGATGAGAAacgaagagaaaaaaaaagacgaGAGAGTGAGAAAAGTCGGGAGGAAAGAGAATCTTTCAGAGAAAAAGAACGATTGCGTAAACAAAAACAGagagaaaagaaaaaactaGTAAAAGTACCAAATAATAACAGTTCAAAACTGGGGTCATACAAATGTTTAAATACTTTAAAGAAAGCAGTAATGAAAACGAAAAAAACTCTGCCTCAGAGCCCTACCAAGAAGCAGCAGTCTGACAGCATATGTTTGAGGAAATCATCATTATCTGAATACAAAAAGGTTTCAATAATCCGAGAAGAAAAGTTAAATCATTCTGAAGTCTATGACTCCAGCGACAGTGAATAG